The following coding sequences lie in one Planctomycetota bacterium genomic window:
- the nifV gene encoding homocitrate synthase: MTPETPKTSPPTPILEDTTLRDGEQAPGVAFRVEEKVAIARLLDRLGVPMIEVGIPAMDGDEAEAIRRIVGLGLRARLVGWNRGRREDLEKSFDLGLRCVHIGLPASSKLLEEGLRKDRAWLLRTMSELVQWARSRAEFVSLSAEDVCRADPAFLVEYARVARDSGADRLRMSDTVGLATPERYAALVSRVLEATGLPVMVHAHNDFGLAVANTLAGIRAGAAYAHVTVNGIGERAGNASLEETVMALKYLYGIDVGWDLQVLPELSAVVARACGVPVPPWKPIVGSNVFAHESGIHVAGLLRAERTFEPFAPEDVGGRRRLVLGKHSGSHAIEAVLRERGRPADPERARRLLPLVRRHAVEHKRPVTPEELERMDAGMP, translated from the coding sequence ATGACGCCCGAAACCCCGAAGACGTCCCCGCCGACGCCGATCCTCGAGGACACCACGCTGCGCGACGGTGAGCAGGCCCCCGGCGTCGCTTTCCGCGTCGAAGAGAAGGTGGCCATCGCCCGGCTTCTCGACCGCCTGGGCGTGCCCATGATCGAGGTCGGCATTCCCGCGATGGACGGGGACGAAGCCGAGGCGATCCGCCGCATCGTGGGCCTGGGTCTCCGGGCGCGCCTGGTGGGCTGGAACCGCGGCCGTCGCGAGGACCTGGAGAAGTCGTTCGATCTGGGCCTGCGCTGCGTGCACATCGGGCTTCCGGCGTCCTCCAAGCTCCTGGAGGAAGGTTTGCGGAAGGACCGGGCCTGGCTTCTTCGGACGATGTCGGAACTGGTACAATGGGCCCGGTCGCGCGCGGAGTTCGTGTCGCTTTCGGCGGAGGACGTCTGCCGGGCGGACCCGGCGTTCCTCGTGGAGTACGCGCGCGTCGCCCGGGACAGCGGCGCGGACCGCCTGCGGATGTCGGACACCGTGGGCCTGGCCACGCCCGAGCGCTATGCGGCGCTCGTTTCCCGCGTGCTCGAGGCCACGGGGCTTCCGGTCATGGTCCACGCGCACAACGATTTCGGCCTGGCCGTGGCCAACACGCTGGCCGGGATCCGCGCGGGGGCGGCCTACGCGCACGTGACGGTGAACGGCATCGGCGAGCGCGCGGGCAACGCGTCGCTCGAGGAGACCGTGATGGCGCTCAAGTACCTCTACGGGATCGACGTGGGGTGGGATCTCCAGGTCCTGCCGGAGCTGAGCGCCGTGGTGGCGCGCGCCTGCGGGGTGCCCGTGCCGCCGTGGAAGCCGATCGTGGGCTCCAACGTCTTCGCCCATGAATCGGGCATCCATGTGGCGGGCCTGCTCCGGGCGGAACGGACCTTCGAGCCGTTCGCGCCCGAGGACGTGGGCGGCCGGCGCCGCCTGGTCCTGGGCAAGCATTCGGGAAGCCACGCCATCGAGGCGGTCCTGCGGGAGCGCGGGCGGCCCGCGGATCCGGAGCGCGCGCGGCGGCTCCTCCCCCTGGTGCGGCGTCACGCGGTGGAGCACAAGCGG